Proteins found in one Vicia villosa cultivar HV-30 ecotype Madison, WI unplaced genomic scaffold, Vvil1.0 ctg.000262F_1_1_1, whole genome shotgun sequence genomic segment:
- the LOC131626124 gene encoding protein HASTY 1-like, with protein sequence MADSVNNVAQAISTALNWSSTPHARQAALSFLDSLKASGDIRTLANTLFLLVKKNWSSEIRLHAFKMLQHLVRLRWEELSPEEHKNFAKLSVDLMYEITDPCEDWALKSQTAALVAEIVRREGIDLWQEMLPSLVTLSNKGPIQAELVSMMLRWLPEDITVHNEDLEGDRRRLLLRGLTQSLPEILPLLYTLLERHFVAALNEANRKQTDIAKLHAAAVTATLNAVIAYAEWAPLTDLSKSGIINGCGFLLSAPDFRLHASDFFKLVSSRKRSVDASASEIDQVMRDIFHLLMNISREFLYKSGTDPGSIDEGEYEFAESVCESMVSLGSFNLQSIAGDSAILSLYLEQMLGFFKNFKFAIHFQSMQFWLALMRDLLSKPKTSHSAADSSAVSGSGSENAKKKTLSLVNDDFCGAMLDTSFPRMLKKEKILPGTALSLGALELWSDEFEDKAKFGQYRSRLLELIKFVASYKPLIAAAKASERVDTIIKSFLVSPAPNQDLAVVESMQLALENVVNAVFDRSSDIAEANAEVQFALCRTFEGLLQQFISLKWTEPALVEVLVHYLDAMGLFLKYFPDAAGSVINKLFELLTSLPFEIKDTSTSSARHARLQICTSFIRIAKAADKSILPHMKGIADTIACLQREGRLLQGEHNLIGEAFLVMASSAGIQQQQEVLKWLLEPLSQKWTQQEWQDRYLSSPHGLVQLCSEAPVMWSIFHTVTFFERALKRSGMKKAQGNLENSSTSDSTPLNPMVSHVSWMLNPLLKLLRGLHSLWSPSISQTLPGEIKSAMAMSDVERFSLLGEENPKLQKNPKDVHGEPNESDIRNWFKGIRDSGYNVLGLSTTIGDSFFKNLDVHSVVIALMENIQSMEFRHLRQLVHSILIPLVKHCPVDMREIWLEKLLHPLFVHAQQALSHSWSGLLQDGRAKVPDIHGILSGSDLKVEVMEETLLRDLTREMCSLLSAIASPPLNTGIPSLEQSGHIIRFDMSSVKSLDAVASCSLVGFLLKHEALALPILRMCLEVFTWTDGEAVTKISSFCSATVVLSIVTNHTELIEFVSRDLFTSVIQSLSLESNAIISSDLIAICREIFVYLCDRHPAPRQVLQSLPLITPRDLHAFEESLSKTSSPKEQKQHMKSLLLMATGNKLKALAAQKSVNIITNVSMRQRSPANAPESNNVNDGDVVGLAAII encoded by the exons CGCTTAAAAGTCAGACAGCTGCTCTTGTTGCTGAG ATAGTTAGAAGAGAGGGTATTGATCTATGGCAGGAAATGCTTCCGTCTTTGGTTACTCTATCCAACAAGGGTCCAATACAA GCTGAGTTGGTTTCAATGATGCTGCGGTGGCTTCCTGAGGACATTACAGTTCACAATGAAGACTTAGAAG GGGACCGCCGGAGGCTACTTTTGCGCGGGCTAACTCAATCATTGCCTGAAATTTTGCCACTATTATACACT TTGCTAGAAAGACACTTTGTAGCTGCACTAAATGAAGCAAATAGAAAACAGACCGACATTGCCAAACTGCATGCTGCTGCAGTAACAGCTACTTTAAATGCAGTAATTGCATATGCTGAGTGGGCTCCATTGACTGATCTTTCTAAGTCTGGAATCATTAATGG TTGCGGTTTCCTACTATCTGCTCCAGACTTCCGTCTTCATGCTTCTGATTTTTTCAAACTTGTTTCTTCGAG GAAGAGATCTGTTGATGCATCTGCTTCTGAAATTGACCAAGTTATGAGGGACATCTTTCATTTATTGATGAATATATCTAGGGAGTTTTTGTATAAATCTGGTACTGATCCTGGCTCTATTGATGAGGGTGAATATGAATTTGCTGAATCCGTATGTGAAAGTATGGTGTCACTGGGTTCCTTTAACTTGCAAAGTATTGCTGGAGATAGTGCCATACTTTCACTCTACCTAGAACAG aTGCTGGGCTTTTTCAAGAATTTCAAGTTTGCAATTCATTTTCAATCCATGCAGTTCTGGCTG GCGTTAATGAGGGATTTACTgtcaaagcccaaaacttctCACTCAGCTGCTGACAGTTCGGCTGTTAGTGGCTCAGGTTCTGAGAATGCAAAGAAGAAGACTCTAAGCCTTGTGAATGATGATTTTTGTGGTGCAATGTTGGACACTTCTTTCCCTCGCATGCTCAAAAAAGAGAAAATTCTTCCTGGAACTGCACTTTCCTTAGGGGCATTGGAGTTGTGGAGTGATGAATTTGAGGATAAGGCAAAATTTGGCCAGTATCGTTCTAGGCTG TTGGAGCTGATTAAATTTGTTGCTTCGTACAAACCCCTGATAGCAGCTGCTAAAGCTTCTGAAAGAGTTGATACAATAATTAAGAGTTTCTTGGTTTCACCCGCGCCAAATCAG GACTTAGCTGTGGTGGAAAGCATGCAGTTGGCTTTAGAGAATGTTGTAAATGCTGTTTTTGACAGATCCAGTGATATTGCCGAGGCGAATGCTGAAGTGCAGTTTGCTTTATGTCGAACATTTGAag GTTTGCTCCAACAATTTATTTCCTTGAAATGGACGGAGCCTGCACTTGTGGAAGTACTTGTTCACTATTTGGATGCAATGGGCCTCTTTTTGAAGTATTTCCCGGATGCAGCTGGCAGTGTTATCAATAAACTATTTGAACTTCTAACATCCCTTCCTTTTGAAATTAAG GATACATCAACATCAAGTGCTCGGCATGCAAGGTTGCAGATCTGTACGTCATTTATTCGGATAGCAAAAGCTGCTGACAAAAGTATCTTGCCTCATATGAAG GGCATTGCTGATACCATTGCTTGTTTGCAAAGGGAAGGTCGTTTGCTTCAGGGAGAGCATAATCTTATAGGCGAAGCTTTTCTTGTTATGGCTTCTTCTGCTGG GATTCAACAGCAGCAAGAAGTTTTAAAGTGGCTACTAGAACCTTTGAGCCAGAAGTGGACACAACAGGAGTGGCAGGATAGATATTTGTCTAGTCCACATGGTTTGGTTCAGTTGTGCTCAGAAGCACCGGTTATGTGGTCAATTTTTCACACAGTTACATTCTTTGAGAGGGCGCTTAAGAGAAGTGGGATGAAGAAAGCTCAAGGGAATTTAGAAAACAGCTCAACATCAGATTCGACTCCTTTGAATCCAATGGTCTCTCACGTATCATGGATGCTAAATCCTCTCTTGAAA CTACTTCGAGGCTTACATTCTCTTTGGTCTCCATCTATAAGTCAAACTTTACCTGGAGAGATCAAATCTGCTATGGCCATGAGTGATGTTGAGAGATTCAGtcttcttggagaagagaacccTAAATTGCAAAAGAACCCTAAGGATGTACATGGTGAACCAAATGAATCGGATATACGAAATTGGTTTAAAGGCATCAGAGACAGTGG GTATAATGTGTTGGGCTTGTCAACAACCATTGGggattcatttttcaaaaatttggaTGTACACTCCGTTGTTATTGCCTTGATGGAGAATATACAATCAATGGAGTTCAGGCATTTGAGGCAGCTTGTTCATTCCATTTTGATTCCTTTGGTTAAACATTGTCCTGTGGATATGAGGGAGATTTGGCTTGAAAAGCTTCTGCATCCATTATTTGTTCATGCTCAACAAGCTCTTAGCCATTCCTGGTCTGGCCTTCTGCAAGATGGTAGAGCAAAGGTTCCTGATATTCATGGCATTCTTAGTGGATCAGACCTGAAAGTAGAAGTGATGGAGGAAACACTTTTGAGGGATCTCACCCGTGAAATGTGTTCACTTCTCTCTGCGATTGCTTCTCCTCCTCTGAATACAGGAATCCCTTCTTTGGAACAGTCTGGGCATATTATTCGTTTCGACATGTCTTCTGTGAAAAGCTTGGATGCAGTTGCATCATGCTCTTTGGTTGG TTTCCTTCTAAAGCATGAAGCTCTTGCCCTTCCGATATTAAGAATGTGTTTAGAAGTTTTTACATGGACGGATGGTGAAGCTGTGACAAAGATTTCTTCTTTTTGCTCTGCGACGGTAGTTCTTTCGATTGTAACAAACCATACTGAACTCATAGAATTTGTTTCTAGAGATCTTTTTACATCGGTTATTCAAAGTCTATCCCTAGAATCAAATGCGATAATCAGTTCTGATCTGATTGCCATTTGCCGAGAGATATTTGTTTATCTCTGTGATAGACACCCAGCCCCTCGACAG GTTTTGCAGTCTCTCCCCCTTATTACTCCTCGTGATTTACATGCCTTTGAGGAATCTTTATCGAAAACGTCAAGTCCAAAGGAACAAAAGCAGCACATGAAAAGTTTGCTTCTGATGGCAACTGGCAACAAATTAAAAGCACTCGCTGCACAGAAAAGTGTAAACATCATTACAAATGTTTCAA TGAGACAACGCAGCCCAGCCAATGCTCCCGAGTCCAATAATGTTAATGATGGGGATGTTGTCGGTTTGGCAGCCATTATCTGA